One genomic segment of Catalinimonas alkaloidigena includes these proteins:
- a CDS encoding GWxTD domain-containing protein produces the protein MAKSTYILVLMLSLTAFHSAIAQRENSSPSDFNRAFLYDLSSPVYGEYEVAVGSNEATIFLKLTQRTNTININRMHYEVRENYEADDVIRSADLNESHFIKQKENSSYYRFEIPVSDESHYVFVFIEGVSAGANFNYRYDISLNNDQNFPLTDLIVMEAEEEIPVFTSSIPNNASFRVVSVYGEDSLNAYLYYYSHEFPPNLPPMAETGADIQKSLKIDTILSVQLNQSLSFENEGLYFCQLDTTSLSGISFRISSKYYPRFVTPEALIAPLRYISTSEEMENLTESDEAKAALDRYWIKVTRSQERAKDVIRNYFRQVTNANILFTTYKEGWKTGQGMVYVLFGPPDEVYSTGAEERWIYNSENDLMENLAFTFVKVRNIFTTRHYNLLRDEEYRKFWYRNIDLWRKGRKQI, from the coding sequence ATGGCAAAATCAACCTATATTTTGGTATTAATGCTAAGTCTAACGGCCTTCCATTCGGCAATCGCCCAGCGTGAGAATAGCAGTCCATCAGACTTTAACCGCGCCTTTTTATATGACCTTAGCTCACCTGTTTATGGAGAATATGAAGTAGCTGTAGGTAGTAATGAAGCTACTATCTTCCTGAAGCTTACCCAAAGAACTAATACCATCAATATCAATCGTATGCATTACGAAGTAAGAGAAAATTACGAGGCTGATGATGTAATTCGTAGTGCCGACCTTAACGAAAGCCATTTTATCAAACAGAAAGAAAATTCTTCTTACTATCGTTTTGAAATACCTGTAAGCGATGAAAGCCATTATGTATTTGTATTCATAGAAGGAGTTTCAGCGGGTGCAAATTTTAACTACCGCTATGACATTTCGCTCAATAATGATCAAAACTTTCCCTTAACGGATTTGATAGTGATGGAAGCGGAAGAGGAAATTCCTGTTTTTACCAGCTCTATCCCTAACAATGCCTCTTTTCGTGTAGTATCAGTTTATGGAGAAGATAGTCTTAACGCATACCTGTACTACTATTCTCATGAATTTCCTCCTAACCTTCCTCCAATGGCTGAGACGGGAGCTGATATTCAGAAAAGCCTTAAAATTGATACCATTTTGTCAGTACAACTTAACCAATCGCTCTCGTTTGAAAATGAGGGATTATACTTTTGTCAGTTAGACACCACTTCATTATCAGGCATTTCTTTTAGAATATCCAGTAAATATTATCCTCGTTTCGTAACTCCAGAAGCTCTGATTGCCCCCCTTCGCTATATCAGTACTTCTGAAGAGATGGAAAATTTGACAGAAAGTGATGAGGCGAAAGCAGCTTTAGATCGCTATTGGATAAAAGTGACCCGTTCACAAGAAAGGGCAAAAGATGTAATTAGAAATTACTTTCGCCAGGTGACCAATGCCAATATTCTTTTCACTACTTATAAAGAAGGTTGGAAGACTGGTCAGGGAATGGTGTACGTGCTTTTCGGCCCACCTGATGAAGTTTACAGCACTGGAGCAGAAGAAAGATGGATATATAATTCCGAAAATGATTTGATGGAAAATCTGGCTTTTACTTTTGTAAAGGTTCGTAACATTTTCACTACCCGTCATTACAACCTGTTAAGAGACGAGGAATACCGGAAATTCTGGTACAGAAATATTGACCTCTGGAGGAAAGGCAGAAAACAAATATGA
- the rlmB gene encoding 23S rRNA (guanosine(2251)-2'-O)-methyltransferase RlmB: protein MSISKAEVIFGTRAIIEAIQAGKELEKVLLQKGVRNELSGELLSLLKERQVPFSTVPIEKLNKITRKNHQGSIAFLSAVIYASLDNIINEAYSKGQEPLLILLDRVTDVRNFGAIARSAECLGAHALLIPSKGSARISGDAVKASAGALHHIPVCREDNLKSTIEYLQSSGIRVVACSEKAETLTNEADMTGPLALLIGSEEDGVSPAYLKMTDAQVSIPMRGKIASLNVSVATSICLYEVVRQRNSVKN from the coding sequence ATGAGTATATCTAAAGCAGAAGTAATTTTTGGCACTCGTGCCATCATAGAAGCAATACAAGCCGGTAAAGAGCTTGAAAAGGTGTTATTACAGAAAGGGGTACGCAATGAACTATCCGGAGAACTCCTCTCTTTGTTAAAAGAAAGGCAAGTTCCTTTTTCAACTGTTCCTATTGAGAAACTCAATAAAATCACCCGTAAAAACCATCAGGGAAGCATTGCCTTTTTATCAGCCGTCATTTATGCTTCACTGGACAATATCATTAACGAAGCATATTCAAAAGGGCAGGAACCGCTATTGATTCTTTTGGACAGGGTAACCGATGTGCGAAATTTTGGTGCTATCGCACGTTCCGCTGAATGTTTAGGTGCCCATGCCCTGCTGATACCTTCAAAAGGAAGTGCCCGAATTAGTGGAGACGCGGTAAAAGCTTCTGCTGGTGCTTTGCATCATATTCCCGTATGCAGAGAAGATAATCTTAAATCAACCATAGAGTATCTTCAATCTAGCGGCATCAGGGTAGTTGCCTGTAGTGAAAAAGCTGAAACGCTTACTAATGAAGCAGATATGACGGGCCCTTTGGCGCTTCTGATTGGGTCTGAAGAAGATGGTGTTTCACCAGCTTACTTAAAAATGACCGATGCTCAGGTTAGCATCCCGATGCGAGGCAAGATCGCTTCACTGAACGTATCCGTAGCAACTTCCATATGTTTGTACGAAGTGGTCAGGCAACGTAATTCGGTAAAAAACTGA
- a CDS encoding DUF2723 domain-containing protein yields MTVLSQKYKHKSMLDNYRNINNLVGWLVFIIATITYALTVEETASFWDCGEFIAVSYKLEVPHPPGAPFFLLLGRMFSFLALGNVELVAYWINMLSVISSGFTILFLFWSITMLSKKILKVKHGEETPGQTVLLIGSGLIGALAYTFSDSFWFSATEAEVYALSSFFTAFVFWAILKWELIEDTSAANRWLILIAYMMGLSIGVHLLNLVTIPALGLIYYFHNYQKTNTKGVVATLVISLVIIGLIMVGIIPGLPSLAGTLEVFFVNNLSMPFGSGVVFLLIVIGGGLTYGLYYSYQHGKLIMNTALICLTFILIGYSSYSLVLIRSAYDPPIDENDPETIISFVSYLKREQYGSRPLLFGQYFTAELVDQENGAPIYEKGEDKYIITDYKLENTYDPKESTIFPRAYSTQDNHVELYRSWMGLRPNEKPNFADNLYYFFRYQVGHMFMRYFMWNFAGRESDIKDASWLTPWESNEDLPYTIATNKARNNFFMLPLILGLIGLFYQYKKDLKGFSVIGLLFILTGIGLVVYLNSPPVEPRERDYIYVGAFYAFAIWIGFGVIAVAKFIGQFMKNKMVAGAIATLLCLAVPTVMAAQGWDDHDRSNRFFSVDSARNFLASCAPNAILFTGGDNDTFPLWYVQEVEGFRTDVRVIVLSYFNTDWYIDQMTRPAYESEPLPFTLSKENYKQGGPNDYLPYVERPNIKGAINLEQFLRLVRENSQALKIPNARASYNTVPAKTFFLDINTYDVSEAETSGVADTTATASTQIPAHLASLIPADMQENYIDRMYLDLKGRALEKKDLMILDLLAANKWERPIYFNNTSLMGVNLDFRPYVVQEGNTFRLLPIENPSPNNEFVNTEVMYENMMDNFFWRELSNPDVYYNEDYRNFALNHRSSFNTLARNLIQEGDIERAREVLNRSLEEIPDKTIPFDYVSSQTLPLLFEVGEEEKAIEMAQVLGDRADEMLTYLYPRAQGQNVEIQKQLIILNGVTQALNRAGQTELGQKYDEMLNRHYNQINTL; encoded by the coding sequence ATGACAGTCTTATCACAAAAATACAAGCATAAGTCAATGCTGGATAACTACAGGAATATAAATAATCTGGTAGGTTGGTTGGTTTTTATCATTGCGACAATCACCTACGCCCTTACAGTAGAAGAAACAGCTAGCTTTTGGGATTGCGGTGAGTTCATTGCCGTATCTTATAAATTAGAAGTCCCCCACCCTCCCGGCGCTCCATTCTTTTTGCTCCTGGGCAGAATGTTTTCCTTTCTTGCCCTCGGTAATGTTGAACTAGTGGCTTACTGGATCAATATGCTTAGTGTGATAAGTAGTGGTTTTACTATTCTGTTCTTATTCTGGAGTATTACCATGCTGAGCAAAAAAATATTAAAGGTAAAGCATGGTGAAGAAACTCCCGGTCAAACAGTCTTGCTGATAGGGAGTGGCCTGATAGGTGCTCTGGCTTATACCTTTTCTGATTCATTTTGGTTTTCAGCAACTGAAGCGGAAGTCTATGCTTTATCTTCCTTTTTTACCGCTTTTGTTTTCTGGGCAATTTTGAAGTGGGAATTGATAGAAGACACATCTGCCGCAAACCGCTGGCTGATACTTATTGCCTATATGATGGGACTTTCCATCGGGGTTCACCTGCTGAACCTGGTAACTATTCCTGCTTTGGGTCTGATTTACTATTTTCATAATTACCAAAAAACCAACACCAAAGGTGTTGTGGCAACACTGGTTATTAGCTTGGTGATCATTGGGCTGATTATGGTGGGCATCATTCCCGGGTTACCGTCCCTTGCAGGTACGCTGGAGGTTTTCTTTGTCAATAACCTGAGTATGCCTTTCGGGTCAGGTGTTGTATTCTTGCTCATCGTAATCGGTGGTGGACTTACTTATGGGCTTTACTACTCTTACCAGCATGGCAAATTGATAATGAATACCGCCTTGATCTGTCTTACTTTTATTTTAATTGGTTATAGTTCATATTCTCTAGTACTCATTCGCTCGGCTTATGATCCTCCTATTGATGAAAACGACCCTGAGACTATCATCAGCTTTGTATCGTATCTTAAACGTGAACAATACGGCAGTCGCCCACTGCTCTTTGGTCAGTATTTTACAGCTGAACTGGTAGATCAGGAAAATGGAGCGCCTATTTACGAAAAAGGGGAAGACAAATACATCATCACTGATTATAAACTCGAAAATACCTATGACCCCAAAGAGAGTACTATTTTTCCAAGAGCATATAGTACACAGGACAATCATGTAGAATTGTATAGAAGTTGGATGGGCTTACGGCCAAATGAGAAGCCGAATTTTGCTGACAACCTCTATTACTTTTTCCGCTATCAGGTAGGACATATGTTTATGCGTTACTTCATGTGGAATTTTGCCGGTAGAGAAAGTGATATTAAAGACGCAAGTTGGCTTACGCCCTGGGAAAGTAATGAGGACCTACCTTACACCATCGCTACCAATAAGGCAAGAAATAACTTTTTCATGCTTCCCTTAATATTGGGATTGATAGGCTTATTCTACCAGTACAAAAAAGACCTGAAGGGCTTCTCTGTGATTGGGCTTTTATTCATTTTAACAGGCATTGGCTTAGTAGTTTACCTGAATTCTCCCCCAGTAGAGCCCCGGGAACGGGATTACATTTATGTGGGAGCATTTTATGCCTTTGCCATCTGGATTGGTTTTGGAGTAATTGCAGTGGCCAAGTTCATTGGTCAGTTTATGAAGAACAAGATGGTTGCCGGTGCCATTGCCACCCTACTTTGTTTAGCAGTACCTACAGTGATGGCAGCTCAGGGTTGGGATGATCATGATCGCTCTAACCGTTTCTTTTCCGTAGATTCCGCAAGAAATTTCCTTGCCTCATGCGCTCCCAATGCAATCTTGTTTACCGGAGGTGACAATGATACTTTCCCCCTATGGTATGTGCAGGAAGTTGAAGGTTTTAGAACAGATGTAAGAGTAATTGTATTGAGTTACTTCAATACCGATTGGTATATTGATCAGATGACAAGGCCTGCTTATGAGTCTGAGCCACTACCATTCACCCTTAGCAAAGAAAATTACAAACAGGGAGGTCCTAACGATTATCTACCTTATGTTGAACGTCCAAATATCAAAGGAGCCATTAATCTGGAGCAGTTTTTAAGGTTAGTAAGAGAAAATTCTCAGGCCCTCAAAATCCCCAATGCCAGAGCAAGCTATAATACTGTACCTGCTAAAACCTTCTTTCTGGATATTAATACATATGATGTAAGTGAGGCTGAAACTTCCGGTGTTGCCGATACTACAGCCACTGCCAGTACGCAAATACCTGCGCATCTGGCATCCTTAATTCCAGCAGATATGCAGGAAAACTACATTGACAGGATGTACCTTGACCTGAAAGGACGTGCCCTGGAAAAGAAAGACCTGATGATTCTTGATTTGTTAGCGGCTAACAAATGGGAGCGTCCTATTTATTTCAACAACACCTCTCTCATGGGTGTTAATCTTGACTTCCGTCCTTACGTAGTACAGGAAGGAAATACATTCCGTCTTTTGCCTATTGAAAATCCTAGTCCAAACAATGAGTTTGTAAACACAGAGGTAATGTATGAAAACATGATGGATAACTTTTTCTGGAGAGAGTTAAGTAATCCGGATGTATACTACAATGAAGATTACCGTAATTTTGCCCTGAATCATCGCTCAAGTTTTAATACACTTGCCAGAAATCTGATTCAGGAGGGTGATATTGAAAGAGCCAGGGAAGTATTGAACAGAAGCCTTGAAGAAATACCTGATAAAACCATACCATTTGACTATGTGTCATCTCAAACCCTTCCCCTTCTGTTTGAAGTAGGAGAAGAAGAGAAAGCTATAGAAATGGCTCAGGTACTGGGAGACAGAGCCGATGAGATGCTAACCTATCTTTATCCAAGAGCTCAGGGACAAAATGTGGAAATTCAGAAGCAATTAATTATATTAAATGGTGTTACGCAGGCACTCAATCGTGCCGGTCAAACTGAGTTAGGTCAAAAATATGATGAAATGCTCAATCGCCATTATAATCAAATTAATACTTTATAA